In the genome of Streptomyces sp. P3, the window TGCTGGTAGCACCTACATGGTGCAGCACACCAACCCCAACAGCGTCTCGTCGTACCTCCAGGTCGATATCCAGATGTGGGGCAGCTCCCACTTCGTGCGTCTGCAGCTGCGCCGGTCGGACCTGTACGTGCTCGGCTGGTGGGACCGCAACAACAACTACCGCTACCTGGGGAGTCGCACCGTCACACGCACCAGCGCGGAAGCCCAGCGGATGGAGAACGGTGAGAACCGCCCTCCTGACAACGCGTTCCGGGCCTCGTTCCAGGAGGACTACCCCAGCCTCGAAACCGCGGCTCACGAACGCCGCGCGAACATGCCGATCAGCCGCGACTCCATCAGCGCGGCCGCCTGGTACCTCTACGACTCCGACAACACCCAGAACATGGCGCGGGGAGTGCTGAGGATGATCCAGTTCGTCGCCGAAGCCACCCGATTCCGCCCCTTGCGGGACAGTATCTCCACCGTTATCGGCACAAACGGCATCTACTCTATTCCACCGCAGATCGCTGCGCAGGAGAATCAATGGGGCCGGCTGAGCGGTCGCTTCAACTGGCTTCTCGGTTTCCCGCAGGGCTACCGTGACCCCCACCCCCTCACTGCTTACCGGCGGGACGCCTACGGCAGCGCCGTGGTGATCGTCCTCTACACGGCGATCCAGTACGCGCGATACATCCTCGGGACGTCCAAGGGACGAAACTGACTTCCGGCTGATCCAACTCCCGCACACGGCGCTTGCCCATGCACCGGGGCCGACAGACCAATGCCTGCGCAGGGCAAGGTGCCAGCGGCCCCCGAAGGGCGCCTCCCGCCCCGGCCTCTTGTGCGCCTCGAGAGGCGAGAAAGCCCTTTAGCACGGCCATCCAGGCGGACAGCCACCGAAAGCTTTGAAAGGGAAGACCATGCGAAGAAAGAATCCGGCCGACGCCGTGCGTCAAGCTGGTTCCGGCCCGACCCGCCCGGCACGGCGGCGGTTGTCCGCCGGTCTCCTCGCCTTCGTCTCGCTGGCACTGGTCGGCGGGGGATCACTGATGGTTGCCGGGCCGGCGCAGGCGGATGTCACCGACGGCCTGGTGTTGCGCTACAAGCTGGACGAGACGTCCGGCACGGTCGCCCACGACTCCTCCGGCAACGGACGCGACGGCACCGTCAACGGCACCGTCGACTGGAAGGGCGCGTCCGGGCTGAGCTTCAATGGCAGCAACACCTACGTCAAGGTTCCCGACAACATCATGGCCGGGCTCAACTCGATCACTGTCGACTTCGACGTGTGGATCGACCCGGCCATGGGCAAGCCGTACTTTTTCTACGGCTTCGGAAACACCAGCGGCAGCAACGGCAACGGCTACCTGTTCGCCACCGGTAATGCGTTCCATGCATCGGTCTCGATGACCGACTACACCGCCAAGCAGGACATCTGGCCGTCGAACACGTCCTACCAGCTGGCGCGCGGCATGTGGAAGCACGTGACGTACACCCAGACGGGCACCACGGGCATCCTGTACGAGAACGGAGTGGAGAAGGCCCGCAAGTCCAACCTGACGATCACCCCTGGTGCGATCGGCGGCGGAACAACGACCGCGGACTACATCGGCCGTTCCCTGTATGCGAACGACCAGTACTTCAAGGGCCGTATGCGGGACTTCCGCGTCTACGACCGGGCGCTTCCGGCCGCCGAGGTACGGGCCGTCGCGAACGAGACCGAGGAGGAGTGGGCGCAGGTCCAGGCCCTGGCCTCTCACAACCAGGCGCTTGATGTATTCCAGGACCCCACCGTCGGGCCCGTCATCATCTTCCCCTCCGACTACACGGGCGACATCGACAACCTGGAGGCTCCGCCCAACTGGACCGACGGGTACGGGAACGCACCCACTTCCTGGCCCACCCCTACAACAGCGAGGAGCCCGCAGTTCACGGTCGGCCAGATCTCCACCATCCAGGACGCTGTCATGACGGCGGTGCAGCCGGAGGACGGCAGCACCAACTACCGGCTGAACATCTACTACGACGGTATGCACGACCAGGTAGTGGCGCAGACCGACGCCCCCTCGTCGATCACCGACCCGCTGGCCACCCAATACGCCGGCCAGCTGGTGGTCAAGAGCGACGCCGTGGCGTCCGGCAAGTGTGCGCCGCACCAGACCGCCATGGCCGAGTCACTCGGCGAGAACGCGGCTCCCGCGAGCGGCACCAACGATGTCACGACGCAGCTTCAGTGGCAGCAGGTCCAGGCTCTGGCCGACTACAACTGCGCGCTCACCGCATTCGATGACCCCAACATCGGGCCCGTCGTCATCTTCCCCTCCGACTACACCGGCGACATCAACGATCTGACGAAGCCGCCGGGCTGGACCGACCAGTACGGGCAGGTCCCGGTCAGCTGGCCGAGCCCGACCACCGCCAAAAGCCCCCAGTTCACCCTCGCCCAGATCAAGGGCATCCAGACCGCGGCCGTCGACCAGATTGCGGGCGCCAGCAATGACACCACCAACTACAGCGTGGACGTCCACTACGACGGAGCAAACGACCGCGTCGTGGTGCAGACCGACGCCCCATCGTCGGTCACCGACCCGCTGCTGACCACTTACCCAAACCGGGTCGTGATCAAGCCGGCATCGACGCCGACGGCCAGCGACGGCTAAGGACGACCAGTAATCCGGTCTGACTTCGCGACCCCGCCTCGGGCCTATTGAGGCCCCGCGCTTCTCGAGCTGCGGCATGAGGGTTCCCTTCATGCCGCAGTTCCGCGTCTCCTCGTGCTCGGCAGGTGCCGCCGCGTATGTGCCGAAGCCAATCGCTCGGCCTCGGTTCAGTCCCGACCTACAGCTCGGGAGATTCGCGGCCCGCGCCGGACGGGCCCCGATCCGGGCACGGACCTCGTAGAAGGTCCAGTGTCCGGGAGTAAATGCTCAACCGCCGATTATGCCCTGGTGCACCAGCGGACCTAGGTCGTGTCTTCAATTGATCTTGAGTGGTGGATCATGGTCGGGTGATACGTCGCCATGAACTGTCCGATGAGGAGTGGGAGTTCCTCCGTCCGCTGCTGCCCGAGTCCTTGCGTGGGCGGAAGCGGTTGGACGACCGCACCGTGCTCAACGGGATCGTGTGGAAGTTCCGGACCGGCACCGCCTGGCGGGACGTGCCCGAGCGGTACGGCCCCTGGCACACACTGCACACCCGCTTTCGACGGTGGGCCCTGGACGGCACCTTCGAGCGGATGCTCCAGGCCGCCCAGGCCCGGGCGGACGCGGCGGGAGAGATCGACTGGCTGGTGTCGGTCGACTCCACCGTCGTACGCGCCCACCAGCATGCCGCCGGGGCCCGAAAAGGGGGCGCCGCAGCCCCGCGCTCGGACGCTCCCGGGGCGGCCTGACCAGCAAAATACACCTGGCCTGCGATGCCTTCGGGCGTCCGCTCGCCTTCGTGCTCACGGGCGGCAACACCAACGACTGCACCCAGTTCACCACCGTGATGGAGGCAATCCGGGTGCCCCGCCTCGGTCCGGGACGGCCGCGGGTGCGGCCCGCTCATGTGCTGGGCGACAAGGGCTACAGCTCCCGCGCGATACGCACCTGGCTGCGACGCCGCGGCATCGCTCACACCATCCCCGAGCGGGCCGACCAGATCCGCAACCGGCTGCGGCGCGGCAGCCGAGGCGGGCGCCCGCCGGCCTTCGACAAACAGCTCTACAAGCGGCGCAACGTCGTGGAACGGTGCTTCAACCGCCTCAAGCAGTGGCGCGGCATCGCGACCCGCTACGACAAGACCGCCGAGTCCTACCAGGCAGCCGTCACCCTCGCCTCGCTCCTGATGTGGGCGTGACATTTGAAGACAGCTCCTAGCTCAACCACGCCTGCCAGCAGTGGGACATCGTCCTGGCCGACGGATAGACCCGGACGGCGTGTCTGCATCC includes:
- a CDS encoding ribosome-inactivating family protein, whose product is MGTVQSARANDGNPMFRVGQDFGYDYIEFINDIRRRVNDGQTGQVPGAGSTYMVQHTNPNSVSSYLQVDIQMWGSSHFVRLQLRRSDLYVLGWWDRNNNYRYLGSRTVTRTSAEAQRMENGENRPPDNAFRASFQEDYPSLETAAHERRANMPISRDSISAAAWYLYDSDNTQNMARGVLRMIQFVAEATRFRPLRDSISTVIGTNGIYSIPPQIAAQENQWGRLSGRFNWLLGFPQGYRDPHPLTAYRRDAYGSAVVIVLYTAIQYARYILGTSKGRN
- a CDS encoding LamG domain-containing protein produces the protein MRRKNPADAVRQAGSGPTRPARRRLSAGLLAFVSLALVGGGSLMVAGPAQADVTDGLVLRYKLDETSGTVAHDSSGNGRDGTVNGTVDWKGASGLSFNGSNTYVKVPDNIMAGLNSITVDFDVWIDPAMGKPYFFYGFGNTSGSNGNGYLFATGNAFHASVSMTDYTAKQDIWPSNTSYQLARGMWKHVTYTQTGTTGILYENGVEKARKSNLTITPGAIGGGTTTADYIGRSLYANDQYFKGRMRDFRVYDRALPAAEVRAVANETEEEWAQVQALASHNQALDVFQDPTVGPVIIFPSDYTGDIDNLEAPPNWTDGYGNAPTSWPTPTTARSPQFTVGQISTIQDAVMTAVQPEDGSTNYRLNIYYDGMHDQVVAQTDAPSSITDPLATQYAGQLVVKSDAVASGKCAPHQTAMAESLGENAAPASGTNDVTTQLQWQQVQALADYNCALTAFDDPNIGPVVIFPSDYTGDINDLTKPPGWTDQYGQVPVSWPSPTTAKSPQFTLAQIKGIQTAAVDQIAGASNDTTNYSVDVHYDGANDRVVVQTDAPSSVTDPLLTTYPNRVVIKPASTPTASDG